From one Lycium ferocissimum isolate CSIRO_LF1 chromosome 7, AGI_CSIRO_Lferr_CH_V1, whole genome shotgun sequence genomic stretch:
- the LOC132065197 gene encoding uncharacterized protein LOC132065197 yields MPKKMGVNSKAETARARKGAMESERKDRESREKEDQYWREAEGAKSRAAKKREEEAEKKAEAAAKKAEARRLAELEEKELEKSLKKPDKKANRVAIPVPKVTEVELRQRKEAEQAALAKKAEEDKRRQSRMAGEEEYEKMVLVTNRNRDDSIIEASTVDDAIAHLAISDSLPPDRHPEKRLRAAFKAFEEAELRNLKEEKPGLTHTQYKDLIWKMWKKSPDNPLNQIADK; encoded by the exons atGCCGAAGAAAATGGGAGTGAATAGTAAAGCCGAAACGGCTAGGGCTCGCAAAGGCGCCATGGAATCGGAGCGCAAAGATCGTGAATCTCGAGAAAAAGAAGATCAGTATTGGCGTGAAGCCGAAGGAGCCAAGTCACGCGCCGCCAAGAAACGTGAAGAAGAAGCCGAGAAGAAAGCAGAAGCCGCAGCCAAGAAAGCCGAGGCGCGTCGCCTTGCTGAGCTGGAGGAGAAAGAGCTCGAGAAGTCGTTGAAGAAGCCGGACAAGAAAGCCAATCGTGTCGCTATTCCG GTACCAAAGGTGACTGAGGTGGAACTAAGGCAGAGAAAGGAGGCGGAACAGGCAGCGTTAGCGAAGAAGGCGGAGGAGGATAAGCGGAGGCAGAGCCGTATGGCAGGGGAAGAGGAGTATGAGAAAATGGTGCTTGTAACCAATAGGAATCGTGATGATTCAATTATAGAGGCTAGTACTGTGGATGATGCCATTGCTCACTTGGCTATTTCTGATAGTTTGCCACCGGATAGGCATCCTGAGAAGAGACTCAGGGCAGCCTTTAAG GCGTTTGAGGAGGCTGAGCTTCGTAATCTGAAGGAGGAGAAACCGGGTCTGACACACACTCAGTACAAAGACTTGATTTGGAAGATGTGGAAGAAATCTCCGGATAATCCTCTTAACCAG ATTGCAGATAAATAA
- the LOC132065199 gene encoding protein kinase STUNTED-like — protein MFGSSSAKGGISSLLRCRGIAKAKKRTIVFGLKSDNSSREMLLRLLNLVVMPGDYVLAVHVQEPNDTLDPNTFHIHEDLCKSKQVDFQIKVCVGESYVTELSNQVRINFATMLAVGCSSFWPNDQISGNMLKELPPTCFLLVMDNGGKVLLQRPGTSQEGTPIKVFQSTECSTQSGNKCQIQKSLSMPCSSTTTSSQPSRNATFPRIKKNLKLNNAAPKNLFQRLACLEVMDCARRFTLDELKCATDNFSPNLLTGEGGHSRVYRANLENGQLAAVKVLKETQYSEDDLFREVEILSNLKHENVMQLVGYCYSKDMRAIVYNLLKDSLKQRLKQLNWNTRMQVAIGVARGLEYLHSQAPPIIHRDVKSSNILLSDDFHPQLSDFGAAVVHQQAQQDSAFVKPIHVVGTFGYLAPEYIMYGKVDEKIDVYSFGVVLLELITGKRAIEKDLEAHHESLVLWARSLLSCGRSDRLVDPNLNKNYNNDEMKMMMFAARLCLLHSSSRRPTMKTILRLFEEPGRWLELQRKREELLDGIGSEDETSLCRYYGSDSDEGMFVEDS, from the exons ATGTTTGGTAGTTCAAGTGCCAAAGGAGGAATTTCCTCACTCCTGAGATGCAGGGGAATAGCTAAGGCCAAGAAGCGAACAATTGTCTTTGGTCTCAAATCTGATAACAGCAGTAGAGAAATGCTGCTTCGTTTGCTCAATTTAGTTGTAATGCCCGGAGACTATGTACTGGCTGTTCATGTACAAGAACCAAATGATACGCTTGATCCGAATACGTTTCACATCCATGAGGATCTCTGCAAATCCAAGCAG gTAGATTTTCAAATCAAGGTTTGCGTAGGAGAGTCGTATGTAACTGAGTTGAGTAATCAAGTACGTATAAACTTTGCCACAATGCTTGCGGTCGGATGCAGCAGCTTCTG GCCGAATGATCAGATTTCTGGCAACATGTTGAAAGAATTGCCTCCTACTTGCTTCCTTCTAGTAATGGATAATGGAGGAAAAGTCCTACTCCAGAGGCCGGGGACTTCCCAAGAAGGCACTCCAATTAAAGTTTTTCAATCAACTGAGTGCTCTACCCAATCAGGAAATAAGTGTCAGATTCAAAAATCTCTGTCAATGCCTTGTtcctcaacaacaacatcatcacagCCGAGCAGAAATGCAACTTTTCCTAGGATCAAGAAGAATTTGAAGCTCAATAATGCTGCACCTAAGAATCTGTTTCAGAGATTAGCTTGCTTAGAAGTAATGGATTGTGCCAGACGCTTCACATTGGACGAACTTAAATGTGCAACAGACAACTTCAGTCCCAATCTTTTGACTGGAGAGGGTGGACATAGTCGAGTCTATCGAGCCAATCTCGAGAATGGGCAGCTTGCAGCAGTGAAGGTCCTTAAGGAGACACAATATTCTGAAGATGATCTTTTCCGGGAAGTTGAAATATTGAGTAATCTGAAGCACGAGAACGTAATGCAGCTAGTCGGATACTGTTACAGTAAGGATATGCGAGCAATCGTGTATAATCTACTGAAGGACAGTTTGAAGCAAAGGCTAAAGCAGCTTAATTGGAACACGAGGATGCAAGTTGCTATAGGAGTGGCAAGAGGATTGGAATACCTCCATTCGCAAGCCCCTCCTATCATTCACAGAGATGTGAAATCATCAAACATTCTCTTATCTGATGATTTCCACCCACAA CTATCAGATTTTGGAGCAGCAGTGGTACACCAACAAGCTCAGCAAGATTCAGCTTTTGTGAAACCAATTCACGTTGTTGGGACATTTGGATACCTTGCACCTGAGTACATCATGTATGGCAAAGTTGATGAGAAGATAGACGTATACTCTTTTGGGGTGGTCCTGCTGGAATTGATCACAGGAAAACGGGCCATCGAGAAAGACCTGGAAGCCCATCATGAAAGCTTAGTGCTGTGG GCGAGGTCTCTGCTCAGTTGTGGTCGTAGTGACCGTCTTGTTGATCCCAACTTAAATAAGAACTACAACAATGatgagatgaaaatgatgatgtttGCAGCACGGCTATGCCTCTTGCATTCATCTTCAAGGAGGCCAACAATGAAAACA ATCCTGCGTTTGTTTGAGGAGCCAGGGCGCTGGTTAGAGCTgcagagaaagagagaggagcTTCTTGATGGAATTGGTTCAGAAGATGAAACTAGCTTGTGCAGATATTACGGATCAGATTCTGATGAAGGCATGTTCGTAGAGGATAGCTAA
- the LOC132065200 gene encoding GDSL esterase/lipase At5g55050-like has protein sequence MEKMCPFSLLILLALWIFGPNLVNGDAQQPASPPIFILGDSTADVGTNSYIPHCNATANFPHNGIDFVNSRPTGRFSNGLNSADHLARLFGYNSSPPPFLYLHSLKYGLQLGIYRGVNFASGGSGLLDDTGLKLNVLNLPQQINQFVTVRENLITALGHETTKALLAKSLFCITTGSNDIFVYFKTRSTMPKEEFINLLMEAYENHIKTLYSLGAQKFGIISVPPVGCCPANRLLNATRCFEPMNDFARYFHLAIDKLMCKLSSELQGMKYALGDSYKMTMDVIDNPRPFNFKNVDSACCGHGTLNAEGICNATANLCSDRKQYIFWDMFHPTHAAARLAANTLYGGPTLYVSPINFAQLAAEN, from the exons ATGGAAAAGATGTGTCCTTTCTCTCTTCTTATTCTTCTGGCTCTATGGATATTTGGCCCCAATTTAGTCAATGGAGATGCACAGCAGCCAGCCTCACCGCCTATTTTCATACTAGGGGATTCAACAGCAGATGTTGGAACTAATTCTTACATCCCTCACTGCAATGCAACAGCCAACTTTCCTCACAATGGCATTGATTTTGTCAACTCAAGGCCAACTGGAAGGTTCAGTAATGGCCTCAACAGTGCTGATCATCTTG CAAGGCTTTTCGGGTACAATAGTAGCCCGCCCCCTTTTCTATATCTCCATAGCCTGAAATACGGTCTTCAATTGGGTATATATCGAGGTGTAAACTTCGCCTCAGGAGGTTCTGGTCTCCTTGATGACACTGGTTTAAAGCTG AATGTCCTGAACTTGCCGCAGCAGATCAATCAATTTGTCACTGTACGCGAAAATCTGATTACTGCACTTGGTCATGAAACAACAAAAGCATTGCTTGCCAAATCTTTGTTCTGCATTACTACCGGAAGCAATGACATCTTTGTTTATTTCAAGACCAGAAGTACAATGCCTAAAGAAGAGTTTATCAACCTTCTCATGGAAGCATATGAGAACCACATAAAG ACTTTGTACAGCCTCGGAGCACAGAAGTTTGGCATCATAAGTGTACCACCAGTAGGTTGTTGTCCAGCGAACAGACTGCTGAACGCGACAAGGTGTTTCGAGCCTATGAATGATTTTGCCAGATATTTCCATTTAGCTATTGACAAGCTAATGTGCAAGCTAAGCTCAGAGCTACAAGGGATGAAGTATGCTCTTGGGGACTCATACAAAATGACCATGGACGTTATAGATAATCCACGTCCCTTCA ACTTCAAAAATGTGGACAGTGCCTGCTGTGGACATGGAACACTAAACGCTGAAGGAATTTGTAACGCAACAGCTAATCTCTGTTCAGATCGCAAACAGTACATATTCTGGGACATGTTCCACCCAACACACGCTGCTGCACGGTTGGCAGCTAACACACTTTACGGTGGTCCAACACTCTATGTTTCTCCAATCAACTTTGCTCAGCTGGCTGCAGAAAATTAG
- the LOC132065201 gene encoding L-ascorbate oxidase homolog, with protein MMLLLPENGRKWCRIALVLALYMTVYEVIAEDPYRYFDWRISYGDIYPLGIRQQGILINGQFPGPDIYSVTNDNLIINVHNDLPEPFLLTWNGLQQRKNSFEDGVYGTTCPIPPGKNFTYTMQVKDQIGSFFYFPSLQFHKAAGGFGGIRILSRPRIPVPFPEPAGDFTVLIGDWYKTDHKVLKTILDRGKRLKFPDGIQINGLGRDGAKFTVEPGKTYRLRISNVGLQNSLNFRIQGHKMKLVEVEGTHTIQTILSSLDVHVGQSYSVLVTADQPAQDYYIAVSSRFTTQILNSTAILHYSNSKKPASRPLPLGPADNISWSLNQARSIRTNLTASGPRPNPQGSYHYGQINVTRTIRLANHAGLVDRKQRYAVNGVSFIPADTPLKLADYYNINGVFKVGSIPDRPAGRKIHLDTAVMGADYRAFVEIVFENRENIMQSWHLDGYSFFVVGMDEGRWSPASKKQYNLIDAVSRCTTQVYPRSWTAIYVPLDNVGMWNLRTQFWARQYLGQQLYLRVYTPVKSFRDEYPIPKNALHCGRAKGRAIRAS; from the exons atgatgttgttactaccggaaaatggaagaaaatggtgTCGAATTGCGCTAGTGCTTGCGCTCTACATGACAGTTTATGAAGTAATTGCTGAGGATCCTTATAGATACTTCGACTGGAGAATCAGCTATGGCGATATATATCCTCTCGGCATCCGCCAACAG GGGATTCTGATAAATGGGCAATTCCCAGGTCCTGATATTTACAGTGTTACCAATGACAACCTTATCATTAACGTCCATAATGACTTGCCTGAACCATTTCTTCTCACCTG GAATGGACTCCAACAAAGGAAAAATTCATTTGAAGACGGTGTGTATGGAACAACATGTCCCATCCCCCCAGGAAAAAATTTCACATACACAATGCAGGTTAAAGATCAAATAGGAAGTTTCTTCTATTTTCCATCACTCCAATTCCATAAAGCTGCTGGTGGATTTGGAGGAATTAGGATTCTCAGTAGGCCAAGAATTCCAGTTCCTTTTCCTGAACCTGCTGGAGATTTCACCGTTCTTATTGGAGATTGGTACAAAACTGATCACAAG GTATTAAAAACGATTTTAGATCGTGGAAAGAGGCTCAAATTCCCCGATGGCATTCAGATCAATGGCCTTGGTCGTGATGGTGCAAAATTCACTGTTGAACCAG GGAAAACATACAGGTTAAGAATATCCAATGTGGGACTTCAAAATTCACTGAACTTCAGAATTCAGGGACACAAAATGAAGTTAGTTGAAGTTGAGGGAACTCACACAATTCAAACTATATTGTCTTCTCTGGATGTACATGTTGGCCAGTCCTACTCAGTGTTGGTCACTGCAGATCAGCCTGCTCAAGACTACTACATAGCTGTTTCTAGTCGCTTCACCACTCAAATTCTCAATTCTACAGCCATTCTTCACTACAGCAACTCGAAAAAACCGGCTTCTCGACCACTCCCTCTAGGGCCGGCGGACAACATTTCTTGGTCCCTAAATCAGGCTCGTTCTATCAG GACTAATCTTACAGCCAGTGGGCCAAGACCAAACCCTCAAGGCTCCTACCATTATGGTCAGATCAATGTCACTAGAACAATAAGACTAGCCAATCATGCTGGCTTAGTTGATAGAAAACAGAGATATGCAGTCAATGGGGTATCATTCATCCCTGCTGATACGCCACTTAAGCTAGCAGACTACTACAATATCAACGGAGTATTCAAAGTCGGAAGCATCCCAGATCGGCCTGCAGGTCGAAAAATACACCTTGACACGGCAGTTATGGGAGCAGACTACAGAGCATTTGTGGAAATTGTTTTTGAGAACAGAGAGAACATTATGCAAAGTTGGCATCTTGATGGTTACTCTTTCTTCGTCGTCGG AATGGATGAAGGTAGATGGAGTCCTGCAAGTAAAAAGCAGTACAACCTTATTGATGCAGTTTCACGCTGCACCACACAG GTTTATCCTAGATCATGGACTGCAATATATGTGCCCCTGGATAATGTAGGAATGTGGAACCTGAGGACACAATTCTGGGCAAGACAGTACCTTGGCCAACAATTATATTTGCGAGTTTATACACCAGTTAAATCATTCCGCGATGAATATCCTATTCCAAAGAATGCTTTGCACTGTGGCAGGGCAAAGGGTAGAGCCATAAGAGCATCATAG